A genomic stretch from Salarias fasciatus chromosome 10, fSalaFa1.1, whole genome shotgun sequence includes:
- the hmgb1a gene encoding high mobility group protein B1a yields the protein MGKDPTKPRGKMSSYAYFVQTCREEHKKKHPDASVNFAEFSKKCSERWKTMSAKEKGKFEDLAKQDKARYEREMMSYVPARGSKKKKKYKDPNAPKRPPSAFFIFCGEFRPKVKGESPGLSIGDVAKRLGEMWNNTSAEDKQPYEKKAAKLKEKYEKEVAAYRSKSKTGGGGPAKAPAKAEKKDDDDDDEDEDDEEEEDDDDEDDDE from the exons ATGGGGAAGGATCCAACCAAACCCAGGGGGAAGATGTCCTCCTATGCCTATTTTGTCCAGACCTGTCGGGAGGAGCACAAGAAGAAGCACCCCGATGCTTCGGTCAACTTTGCCGAGTTCTCCAAGAAGTGCTCCGAGCGATGGAAG ACAATGTCCGCCAAGGAGAAGGGCAAGTTTGAGGACCTGGCCAAGCAGGACAAGGCTCGCTATGAGAGAGAGATGATGAGCTATGTGCCAGCCAGAggaagcaagaagaagaagaagtacaagGACCCCAATGCCCCCAAGAGACCTCC ATCTGCATTCTTCATCTTCTGCGGCGAGTTTCGCCCTAAAGTGAAGGGTGAGAGCCCCGGCCTGTCCATCGGAGATGTTGCCAAGAGGCTGGGCGAGATGTGGAACAACACCTCTGCAGAGGACAAGCAGCCCTACGAGAAGAAGGCCGCCAAACTGAAGGAGAAGTACGAGAAG GAGGTCGCCGCGTATCGTTCCAAGAGCAAAACAGGCGGCGGAGGACCAGCAAAAGCTCCTGCCAAGGCGGAGAAGAAggacgatgacgacgacgacgaggatgaagacgacgaggaggaggaggatgacgatgatgaggatgatgacgaGTAG